A genomic segment from Hippoglossus stenolepis isolate QCI-W04-F060 chromosome 3, HSTE1.2, whole genome shotgun sequence encodes:
- the LOC118105032 gene encoding LOW QUALITY PROTEIN: transcription factor HES-7.1-B (The sequence of the model RefSeq protein was modified relative to this genomic sequence to represent the inferred CDS: inserted 2 bases in 1 codon) gives MKAAEIRLSLHRPLQHRDPHMAPTITAARTNSQEHLTRSHKLRKPLVEKLRRERINSSIELLKSLLGPEFLNQQPDSKLEKADILEMTVCFLTQLLQQNQQQRRLMKHFNKLQSSSEEKLTEADFSPLSSTVHSSITKDRXSSQQRPWRPW, from the exons ATGAAGGCAGCAGAGATCAGATTGTCTCTACACAGACCTCTACAGCACAGAGATCCACACATGGCTCCTACAATCACTGCAGCAAGGACCAACTCTCAGGAGCATCTGACTCGGAGCCACAAG ctcagaaagCCTCTGGTGGAGAAGTTACGCAGAGAGCGAATCAACAGCAGCATCGAGCTGCTCAAGTCTCTCCTGGGTCCAGAGTTCCTCAACCAGCAGCCAGACTCCAAGCTGGAGAAAGCAGACATCCTGGAGATGACAGTTTGCTTCctgacacagctgctgcagcagaaccagcagcagagaagactGATGAAGCACTTCAACAAGCTGCAGTCTTCCTCTGAGGAGAAGCTGACAGAGGCTGACTTCTCTCCTCTGAGCTCCACAGTCCACAGCAGCATCACCAAAGACAG GTCCAGTCAGCAGCGCCCCTGGAGGCCGTGGTAG